From the Candidatus Pantoea soli genome, one window contains:
- a CDS encoding biofilm development regulator YmgB/AriR family protein: protein MMKQYDQPQGFTGLPDAMLAAAMQSKELEVLGYLVQEILRSGKILNRKTLCITLLARLDNCEDVLMKQHYENIFPLLLGR from the coding sequence ATGATGAAACAATATGATCAACCCCAGGGTTTCACCGGCCTCCCGGACGCCATGCTCGCTGCCGCCATGCAGAGCAAAGAGCTGGAAGTGCTGGGCTATCTGGTCCAGGAAATTTTGCGTTCAGGGAAAATCCTGAACCGTAAAACGCTGTGCATTACGCTGCTGGCACGACTGGATAATTGTGAAGATGTATTAATGAAACAGCATTATGAAAATATATTCCCGCTGCTGCTGGGCAGATAA